In a genomic window of Gossypium arboreum isolate Shixiya-1 chromosome 9, ASM2569848v2, whole genome shotgun sequence:
- the LOC108456577 gene encoding CRIB domain-containing protein RIC5-like → MNGLLKSLKYFTHMFVDKKPEMQIGPPTDVKHVAHIGMDGPSATKPSWMNEFTSAPKFSADALNGNLEVNPSASGSPNSLPPNGNEKQRKKHRKPAVETDSPKGSPKASKKSKQNRLANNSTAECPDQEVQRTKNSIRDSESSCQDATEVPKKPRKKKSRGSSGGSGTSSPTSTSKAPNLLPSVNEVEC, encoded by the exons TAGATAAAAAACCAGAAATGCAAATAGGACCTCCTACAGATGTAAAACATGTTGCCCATATTGGTATGGATGGTCCTTCTGCCACCAAGCCTTCTTGG ATGAATGAGTTTACTTCTGCTCCAAAATTCTCGGCAGATGCTTTAAATGGCAATCTAGAAGTGAATCCTTCTGCATCAG GAAGTCCAAACTCATTGCCACCTAATGGTAATGAGAAGCAAAGGAAGAAACATCGGAAGCCAGCGGTCGAAACTGACTCTCCTAAAGGTTCTCCTAAAGCTAGCAAGAAGTCCAAGCAAAATCGTTTGGCAAACAATTCGACGGCAGAATGCCCCGATCAAGAAGTACAGAGGACCAAGAACTCGATTCGGGACAGCGAATCATCTTGCCAAGACGCAACTGAAGTCCCGAAAAAACCTCGGAAAAAGAAATCAAGGGGATCATCGGGCGGATCGGGGACATCATCGCCAACGTCGACATCAAAAGCTCCGAATCTCTTGCCCTCAGTCAACGAGGTTGAATGTTAA